The Rhodocytophaga rosea genome has a segment encoding these proteins:
- the rpmB gene encoding 50S ribosomal protein L28 codes for MAKVCQLTGKKTQVGNNVSHANNKTKRKFFPNLHKKRFFIPSENAWITLKVSTSALRTINKNGIEAVLKEAREAGNIAY; via the coding sequence ATGGCTAAAGTTTGTCAACTTACCGGAAAGAAAACACAAGTAGGAAATAACGTTTCTCACGCCAATAACAAGACCAAAAGAAAGTTTTTCCCCAACTTACATAAGAAAAGATTTTTCATCCCTTCTGAAAATGCTTGGATTACGCTGAAAGTATCTACTTCTGCCCTACGTACCATTAATAAAAATGGCATTGAAGCTGTGTTAAAGGAAGCCAGAGAAGCCGGAAATATCGCATATTAA